The Gemmatimonadota bacterium genome contains the following window.
TTCAGGCAGACTCGCTCCGGCGCGAAGAGTTCCCCGTCCGTCGTCACGCGGGCAGGTTCTCCACAACGGCTTCCGCGAATCCGGAGGTGGACAACGGCTTCACATCGCCCATCAGCCTCGCCAGATCGTAAGTGACACGCTTCTGAAGAATGGTCTCCTCCAGCGCGGCCTCAATGGCGACCGACGCCTCTGACCATCCCAGGTAGTCGAGCATCATGACCCCCGAAAGCAGGAGCGAACCCGGGTTGACCTTGTCCTGATCCGCATACTTGGGTGCCGTTCCGTGCGTGGCCTCAAAGAGCCCGATGGAATCCCCGAGGTTGGCTCCGGGCGCCATCCCGAGTCCGCCCACCTGCGCGGCGCACGCATCAGAGAGGTAGTCCCCGTTCAGGTTCGGCATGGCCAGTACGGAATACTCGTCCGTGCGTGTCAGGATCTGCTGGAACATGCTGTCCGCAATCCGATCCTTCATGACGATACGACCGTCCGGCGCCGGGCCGTCCAGCGTGTCTTCGCGAACGGTCTCCCCGGCGAACTCCTCTTCCGCCAGTTCGTATCCCCAGTCGCGGAACGCGCCCTCGGTGAACTTCATGATGTTTCCCTTGTGGACGAGCGTCACGCTGGATCGGTCCCGGTCCAGCGCATGGCGAATGGCCTTCTTCACAAGACGCTTCGTTCCGAATGCGGAAATGGGCTTGATCCCGAGTCCTGATGCGTCTCGGATCTTCGCTCCCATTTCGTCCCGCAGGAAAGCCAGCACCTTCTCCGCTTCCGGCGTGCCGGATCGGTACTCGATGCCCGCGTACACATCCTCGGTGTTCTCCCGGAAGATCACGACATTCATCTTCTCCGGACTCACAACCGGACTCGGGACTCCCCGGAAGTAACGCACCGGACGAACGCACGCGTACAGATCGAGCACCTGACGCAGGGTCACATTCAAACTGCGAAACCCGCCGCCGACCGGCGTGGTCAGCGGTCCCTTGAGTGCGACGACGAAGTGCCGGATGGCCTCGAAGGTGTCCTCGGGAAGCCACTCGCCGTACTCCTCGTTGGCGCGCTCCCCGGCGTACACATCGAACCATGCAATCTTCCGGCGCCCCTCGTACGACTTTTCGACGGCCGCATCCAGGATGGTTCGCGTCGCACGCATGATGTCACGGCCGATTCCATCGCCTTCGATCACCGGGATCACGGGATGGTCCGGAACGATCAGCCCGTCCGGTCCAGCTGTGATGCGCTCTCCCTGCGGAGGGGTGATCCGGTCCAGCGCGGGGGCTCCCGCTTCGGTATTGTTCATCTCTTGATCCAGCCTTCCGGGGAGCCTCCTCCCCATGGTGGCGCCACCAGTGACGCCGATTTCACTCCAAAGTCCCCGTCACCGCCTCCACCGCGCCGAGGAGATCCCCGGCAAGGGCAAGGCGGGACGCGGCCCGCAGATCCGTCGCGGCGTGGCGATCTTCCTCCCAGAAGGGGACCGCCCCGCGCATGCACTTCCTCAAAGCTACTGTCGCGTCACCGAAGGACCCACCCCGGACGAGATCGACGGCCTGGCACGCGGCCATCGCCGCCGCACCCACGACGACGGCTGTGTTCTCCAGAATACCCCCGGCCTTGTGGACGGACACCCCGCCCATGCTGACATGATCCTCCTGGTCCGCGGACACCGGAATGGAATCCGCGCACGCAGGGTGGCACAGCACCTTGTTCTCGGAGACGAGAGAGGCCGCCGTGTAGTGAAGGATCATCAGCCCGGAATTCAGCCCTGTTGCCGGAGCGAGGAACGCGGGGAGCCCGGAGAGCGCCGGGTTCAACAGCCGGTTCATCTGCCGCTCTGCCAGGGAGGCGATCTCCGCGAGCGCAGTCCCGAAGTGGTCGAGCGCAAGCCCCAGACTCTCGCCATGGAAGTTCCCGGCGGCGATGATCTCCCGGGACTCCGCGAAGACGAGCGGGTTGTCGCTGGCGGCGTTCACCTCTACCGCCAGTCGTCGATCCAGGTCGTCGAATGCATCCGCCACGCCGCCCAGAATCTGCGGGACACAGCGGAGCGAATAGGCTTCCTGCACGCGCCCGCCGCTCTCGCCGCCGGTCCGGAGTGTCCGCAGATTGGCGGCCACGGCTCGCTGCCCCGGATACGGTCGCGCGTCGTGAACGCGTTCATCAAACGGCTCGGACGACGCGCCGAAGACCTCGAGAATCATGCCCGACACAGCCTGCGCCGTACGCAGGAGAATGCGCGCGTCGTGCAGGAGCAAGGTCCCGCGCCCCGCCATCACCTGGCAGCCATTGATGAGGCCCAGCCCCTCCTTGAAGGAGAGTGTCAGCGGCTCCAGCCCCGCCTCGCGGAGTCCCTCCACAGCCGGGAGGGTGCGCCCGTCGTGATCGACCTCCCCCTCGCCCTGAACCGCCAGCGCAACATGCGCCAGTGGCGCGAGATCTCCGCTGGCCCCCAGGGAACCCTTGGCCGGAACCACCGGGAGGACATCCTCGCGAAGCATTCCCTGAAGGAGCCGCACGAGTTCCGGACGCACGCCGGAGAGCCCCTTCGCAAAGAGGTTGATCTTCAGCAGAAGCACGGCGCGAACCTCGTCCGCCGCCAGCGCGGGACCGGTGCCCGCCGCATGGCTGCGAACGATATTCCGCTGAAGGTCTTCCAGCTTGTGTGCGTCGATCGCAACCTCGGCCAGGTGGCCGATTCCCGTGTTCACGCCGTAGATGATCTGACCGCTCGCGACACGCTCCTCCAGAAAAGCGCGCGCGCGCGCGACCGCGTCCATGGCGTCATCGGAAACGGAAGCGGGGGTGCGCTCCCGGGCGACGGACACGACATCCGCAAGCGTCAGATTCCTACCGTCGAGAGAAACCATCAATCGACCCCCCCCGGGGAGCGTTCAGGATGCGGCGAGCGATCTTCCCACAGCGGCCGGTCCGCGTCAACGCGCCCGCCGTTGCCCGGCGGAGGTCTCGCTGGTATGGTGCCGGGCATCCCCGATGAAGAGGAGTCGAGCATGAACCACACCGGTTTCGCGCTGTTGGGGGCGTGCATCATCCCGGACCCCGGCGACGGGAGCGACTCGGTGCTCATTCGCGGGGGGCGCATCGAAGCGGTGGGAAACGCCTGGGAGATCCGGCAGGCGGCGGGCGATCTCTTCACGCTGGAGGTCGGAGGGCGGCCGCTGTCCGCGGGCTTCCACGACGCCCACGCGCACTTCTTCCAGGCGGGGCTGGCGGGCGGGCGGCTGTCGCTGGAGTCCTGTCGAAGCCTCACCGAAACGCTGGACCTGCTTCAGGACGCGCTGGCTGCGGACAAGGGCCGCGGACCCTTTCTCGCCGAAGCGTGGGACTCCACCGATTGGCCGGATTCCCCCCCCGCCCGGAAGCACCTGGACGCCGTCACCAGCACCCGGCCTGTCATCCTGCGCCGAGTGTGCGGGCATATCGCGGTCGCCAACACGCCGGCTCTCGCGTTGCTTGCCCGGAAGTGGACCGGCGACGGAATCGACCCCGACAGCGGAATCTGCGTGGAAGGCCCGGCACTGGCGATGGACCAACTCTTCCCGCCCGGGAAAAGGGAACGACGACGCGCGTTCCAGGCCGCGGGAGACCAGTGTCTTCAGTGCGGCATCACGACCACGACCGACTTCCTGTCCCCCGACCTTCTGGAAATGTACCGACAGGAGATGGGCGAACGCCCGCTGCCGTTGCGAGTCCGCGCCTACCTCGTGGATCCGGATGCTCAGGCTCCGGACCCTCCGCATGAGAACGATCGCTTCCGTGTGGAGGGCATCAAGCTCTTCGCCGACGGCTCCATTGGTGGAGGAACGGCCGCGCTGGAGGCCGACTACGCCAATGCGAAGGGGGAACGAGGCGTCCTGCTGTTCACGGACGCGGAGCTTGCCGAAGCGGTTCGAGCCGGACACGATGCGGGTCGGCGCGTGGCCGTCCACGCCATCGGCGACCGCGCCATTCGACAGGTGCTCGACGCCTTCGCCGCGTTGAATCCGGAAGAGTCACGGGCGCTGGGGCATCGCATCGAGCATTTCGAGATGCCTTCGACCGAGGACATGAAGCGCCTGCGGGAGCTGGGCGTGCGCCCGTGCATGCAGCCGAACTTCGTCGGAGCGTGGGGCATGCCGGGCGGCCTCTACGAGCGCACCCTCGGATCGGCAAGATGGCGGCGCATGAATCCGCTCCGAAGTGTGGCCGACTCCGGCGCGGGGCTCTTCTTCGGGTCGGACGGCATGCCCACCTCCCCGCTTTTCGGGATCGCCTCCGCCGTCGGCCACCCGGTGGAATCGGAGCGTCTTTCTCCGGAGTCCGCCCTCCGCCACTACACGCTGGCTTGCGCGGAAGCCTCCGGCGATTCGATGCGCACCGGACAGATCCGCCCGGGCTTCGATGCGGATCTGGTGATTCCGGCTGTCTGGCCGGGAGACGAACCACCGGAAGAGAACGAATCACTTCTGACGATTCTCACGGGCCGGGTTGTCCACGCGGCCGGCCCCTTTCAACACTTGAGTACACAGGACTGCGACGGCAGCCTGCTGTCTTCGCCGGGCTGGCCCGGTCCCAACGGAGGAACCGCTTCGTGAAGCTCTCCGCATATCTCTCACCGGATGGCATGGCCATTCCGCTGACGAGCTCCGACAAGACTCGGGTGCTGGAGGAGCTGGTCTCGCTCCTGCCGTCCGCTCGCGACGACGCCACGCGCCGCGCACTTCTGGAGGCCGTCGTCGAGCGCGAGAACCGCATGTCCACCGGCATCGGCCAGGGCATTGCCATCCCCCACGGCAAGTCCGATCTCATCCCGACGATGGAGATCTCCTTCGGACTGGCTCCCGCCGGAGTCGCCTACGAAGCGCTGGACGGGGAACCGGTGCGCATCCTGTTCCTGCTCGTTTCCTCCCCCGGGCAAACCGGGCCACACATCCAGGCGCTGGCCCAGATTTCGCGCCTGCTCTCCTCCGATGTGCTGCGGGAGCGCCTCGCATCCGCCACGGAGCCCGCGGATGTCCTCGACATCCTTCGCATGGAAGAGGCCGTTCAGGAGGAGTCGGAATCATGACGCCGGATGCGCTCAAGCGGGCCGTGGGATACCGGGCCGCGGAACTCGTGGAGGACGGCATGGCCGTCGGCCTGGGGACCGGTTCCACCGCCCGCTATCTCGTAGAGCGACTCGGGGAACGCGTGGCAGGCGGGCTTTCGCTTCGGGCCGTCTCGACCTCGGACCGGACCTCCGCCCAGGCCGCCGAGGTGGGAGTCCCGCTGACCACGCTGGAGGAGTGCCCGGTTCTTGACCTGGCCATCGACGGCGCGGACGAGGTGGACCCCGACGGACAGCTCATCAAGGGACTCGGCGGGGCGCTCTATCGGGAGAAGCGCGTGGCGGTGGCCGCACGCCAGTTCGTGGTCATTGTGGACGAGTCCAAGCTGGTGCCCCGGCTGGGGGAAGCCTGCCCCGTCCCGGTCGAGACGCTTCCGGACGCCGTCCCTGCCGTGTCCGAGGCGCTCCGTCAGCTGGGAGCCAATCCGGTCCTCCGACCGGGAGCCGACGGCTCTGCGTGGATCACCGACAACGGCAACCCCATCCTCGACGCGCACTTCGCGGCGGTGGAGAATCCTGCCGGGATGGAGGCCGCGATCAACGCGCTGGATGGCGTTCTGGACAATGGCCTCTTCGCCGGTCTCACTTCCCGCGTCCTCGTGGGCTCCCCGAAGGGTGTCCGGGAATGGATTCCCCCGCTCGCACGCTGATCCCGCACAGGCGGCAAAAAGCGGATCCGGGAGTCCGAAAAGACGCGTGAAAGTCCGGGTTGATCGTTCCCGCACTAACTGCTTGCGATTCCGCCACTTGCACAGCGTTGGCAGGGTATTTAGACTTGAACTTCCCCTTCTCGACCCGTAGAATGGTGTCTGTGCGTTATCGTGTCTAGCCACCCGGAGTAACCCATGAGTGACATCGGGCAGAACATCCGGCTTCTCAGGCAACTCAAGGGCATCACGCAGACGGAGTTGGCCCACGGCGCGGGAGTCGCTCCGGCATACATCAGCCAGATTGAGTCGGACATTCGTGTTCCCAGTCTGAAGATTGCCCGCGGCATCGCCGAATCGCTGGGAACGACCGTGGGTGTCCTGCTGGGCGAGGATTCGGCCCACACGACGCTCCGGGGGCGCATCTCCAAGCTGGAGCAACTCCAGCTCCTCCAGCGCCTCGTTCTGGAACTGCAGGCGGAACTGGACGCTGAGGACGCTGTCGTGGAAGACGCCGGAGCTGCCGAAGACGCGGACGATTCCCCGGCACGCCGGGCTTCCGGCCCTTAGTCCGCGCGTCTCACCCGGCATCGGCGAACACCCCCATCGACCTCCCCGGCGTTTCGCGGTAGCCTCGGTCAATCAATCTGCACATCAAGCCGATGAGATGGAATAGCCACCCTCACTGCCCCTCACCCTCGAGCGACATGACTCAGAATCCAGGACCTCCCACGCCCGAACCACCTCCCCGCGCGAGGCCCGGCAGAGCCATCCCTTCCGGTGTCCCTCTCCGTCCCGTCCCCCGGGAGGCGAGGATCTTCGTCAACCGGAACCTCAAGATGGGGTCGCTCGGTGCCATCGGCTTCGATCTGGACCATACGCTCGCTCACTACCGGGTTCAGGAAGTGGACGAACTCGCGTTTCGCATCACCCAGAAGAAGCTGGTGGAGAAGCGTGGCTATCCGGAGGAAGTCCTGCGGATTCCCTACAACCCGCTCTTCGTCGTCCGGGGACTCGTGATCGATCGAAAGCGCGGCAACATCCTCAAGATGGACTATCACAACTATGTCACGCGCGCCTATCACGGCAGCCGCCTTCTCGACGAAGCCGATCGCAAACGAATCTACCGGATGCGGAGGCTTCGCCTGTCTTCGGATGCCTACATCTCGGTCGACACGCTGTTCCATATGCCCGAAGCCTATCTCTACCTGGCGCTCGTGGATCATTTCGAATCACGGGGAAGCACTCCGGACTTCGAAGCGATCTACGCCGATGTCCGCGCCATGATCGACGAAGCGCACGCCGACGGTTCCATCAAGCAGGAGATCCGCGCGGATCCCGCTCATTACATCGCGCCGGACCCGATGCTCGGGCGTGTTCTGGCCATGTTCCGCGACTCTTCACGGAAGGTGTTCCTTCTGACCAACTCCGAGGCCTACTACACCGATGTTCTGCTCTCGTTTCTGCTGGAATCAAACGGAGGCCCGTCCTGGAAGTCGTACTTTGATCTGGTCGTGGTCGATGCCTGCAAACCCGGCTACTTCCTGAATCGCGATACCCCCGGGCGTTTTCTGGAAGGCACCGGCGAACCGGGGAGCGTGTACTCGGGAGGAAATGTCGCCCACCTCGAGGAGCAACTCGGCTTCGCGGGAGACCGCATCCTCTACTGGGGGGACCACACCTACGGAGACATCCTGCGATCCAAGAAGAGTGTCGGCTGGCGCACGGCCATGATCATTCCCGAACTGGAGGCCGAGTTGGCCACCACCGACCGCATCTCCACCGATCTGCACCTTCTGAACGAAGCGCTGACCTCGCGCGACCGGCTGGACCGCGAAGAGAACCTGACGCTCCAGGCGTCCGAGCGGCTGGCCGCGATGGCGGAGCATTCGGCGGACAGCCCGGACGAGGTTCGCAAGGATCTCCTCTTGCGCCTCAAGCGAACCCGCGACCATCTGGCTGCCGTCCGCGCGGAGCGAGTGCGGCTCCATCGGGAGATCGCGCAGCGCGACGACGAGTGCCAGCGCGCCCACAACCCGTTCTGGGGAATGCTCTTCCGCGACGGAAACGAGATCACCCGATTCGGCCATCAGGTGCGGGACTTCGCCTGCATCTACACGAGCCGCGTCTCGAACCTCCTCAACTACCCGGCGGATTCCTACTTCCGCGCCCCGGTGAACCGCCTGCCGCACGAATGGTAACGCGCGGCCCGTTGACTTGACGCGCCTCTCCGCTCTACGCTGTCGCCTCACGCCA
Protein-coding sequences here:
- a CDS encoding PTS sugar transporter subunit IIA, with product MKLSAYLSPDGMAIPLTSSDKTRVLEELVSLLPSARDDATRRALLEAVVERENRMSTGIGQGIAIPHGKSDLIPTMEISFGLAPAGVAYEALDGEPVRILFLLVSSPGQTGPHIQALAQISRLLSSDVLRERLASATEPADVLDILRMEEAVQEESES
- the rpiA gene encoding ribose-5-phosphate isomerase RpiA; translated protein: MTPDALKRAVGYRAAELVEDGMAVGLGTGSTARYLVERLGERVAGGLSLRAVSTSDRTSAQAAEVGVPLTTLEECPVLDLAIDGADEVDPDGQLIKGLGGALYREKRVAVAARQFVVIVDESKLVPRLGEACPVPVETLPDAVPAVSEALRQLGANPVLRPGADGSAWITDNGNPILDAHFAAVENPAGMEAAINALDGVLDNGLFAGLTSRVLVGSPKGVREWIPPLAR
- a CDS encoding amidohydrolase gives rise to the protein MVPGIPDEEESSMNHTGFALLGACIIPDPGDGSDSVLIRGGRIEAVGNAWEIRQAAGDLFTLEVGGRPLSAGFHDAHAHFFQAGLAGGRLSLESCRSLTETLDLLQDALAADKGRGPFLAEAWDSTDWPDSPPARKHLDAVTSTRPVILRRVCGHIAVANTPALALLARKWTGDGIDPDSGICVEGPALAMDQLFPPGKRERRRAFQAAGDQCLQCGITTTTDFLSPDLLEMYRQEMGERPLPLRVRAYLVDPDAQAPDPPHENDRFRVEGIKLFADGSIGGGTAALEADYANAKGERGVLLFTDAELAEAVRAGHDAGRRVAVHAIGDRAIRQVLDAFAALNPEESRALGHRIEHFEMPSTEDMKRLRELGVRPCMQPNFVGAWGMPGGLYERTLGSARWRRMNPLRSVADSGAGLFFGSDGMPTSPLFGIASAVGHPVESERLSPESALRHYTLACAEASGDSMRTGQIRPGFDADLVIPAVWPGDEPPEENESLLTILTGRVVHAAGPFQHLSTQDCDGSLLSSPGWPGPNGGTAS
- the icd gene encoding isocitrate dehydrogenase (NADP(+)); this translates as MNNTEAGAPALDRITPPQGERITAGPDGLIVPDHPVIPVIEGDGIGRDIMRATRTILDAAVEKSYEGRRKIAWFDVYAGERANEEYGEWLPEDTFEAIRHFVVALKGPLTTPVGGGFRSLNVTLRQVLDLYACVRPVRYFRGVPSPVVSPEKMNVVIFRENTEDVYAGIEYRSGTPEAEKVLAFLRDEMGAKIRDASGLGIKPISAFGTKRLVKKAIRHALDRDRSSVTLVHKGNIMKFTEGAFRDWGYELAEEEFAGETVREDTLDGPAPDGRIVMKDRIADSMFQQILTRTDEYSVLAMPNLNGDYLSDACAAQVGGLGMAPGANLGDSIGLFEATHGTAPKYADQDKVNPGSLLLSGVMMLDYLGWSEASVAIEAALEETILQKRVTYDLARLMGDVKPLSTSGFAEAVVENLPA
- a CDS encoding HAD-IG family 5'-nucleotidase, which encodes MTQNPGPPTPEPPPRARPGRAIPSGVPLRPVPREARIFVNRNLKMGSLGAIGFDLDHTLAHYRVQEVDELAFRITQKKLVEKRGYPEEVLRIPYNPLFVVRGLVIDRKRGNILKMDYHNYVTRAYHGSRLLDEADRKRIYRMRRLRLSSDAYISVDTLFHMPEAYLYLALVDHFESRGSTPDFEAIYADVRAMIDEAHADGSIKQEIRADPAHYIAPDPMLGRVLAMFRDSSRKVFLLTNSEAYYTDVLLSFLLESNGGPSWKSYFDLVVVDACKPGYFLNRDTPGRFLEGTGEPGSVYSGGNVAHLEEQLGFAGDRILYWGDHTYGDILRSKKSVGWRTAMIIPELEAELATTDRISTDLHLLNEALTSRDRLDREENLTLQASERLAAMAEHSADSPDEVRKDLLLRLKRTRDHLAAVRAERVRLHREIAQRDDECQRAHNPFWGMLFRDGNEITRFGHQVRDFACIYTSRVSNLLNYPADSYFRAPVNRLPHEW
- a CDS encoding helix-turn-helix transcriptional regulator; the protein is MSDIGQNIRLLRQLKGITQTELAHGAGVAPAYISQIESDIRVPSLKIARGIAESLGTTVGVLLGEDSAHTTLRGRISKLEQLQLLQRLVLELQAELDAEDAVVEDAGAAEDADDSPARRASGP
- the hutH gene encoding histidine ammonia-lyase; its protein translation is MVSLDGRNLTLADVVSVARERTPASVSDDAMDAVARARAFLEERVASGQIIYGVNTGIGHLAEVAIDAHKLEDLQRNIVRSHAAGTGPALAADEVRAVLLLKINLFAKGLSGVRPELVRLLQGMLREDVLPVVPAKGSLGASGDLAPLAHVALAVQGEGEVDHDGRTLPAVEGLREAGLEPLTLSFKEGLGLINGCQVMAGRGTLLLHDARILLRTAQAVSGMILEVFGASSEPFDERVHDARPYPGQRAVAANLRTLRTGGESGGRVQEAYSLRCVPQILGGVADAFDDLDRRLAVEVNAASDNPLVFAESREIIAAGNFHGESLGLALDHFGTALAEIASLAERQMNRLLNPALSGLPAFLAPATGLNSGLMILHYTAASLVSENKVLCHPACADSIPVSADQEDHVSMGGVSVHKAGGILENTAVVVGAAAMAACQAVDLVRGGSFGDATVALRKCMRGAVPFWEEDRHAATDLRAASRLALAGDLLGAVEAVTGTLE